The DNA sequence CGGAAGCGATCACTGCGTCGATGTTCGCGCTGATGAATCCGGGCGACAAGGTGATCATCCAATCGCCGGCATTCCCGCAGTATGAATACGTTACGCATTTGGCTGGCGGCCAGAGCGTCAAGATCGACACATCCGAGACCGGTTTCCTGATCACGCCGGAGGACCTGATGGCGGCGTTGGATGCGAATCCGGAAACGAAGATGGTCGTGCTTACCTATCCAAACAACCCGACCGGCGCCACTTATACGAAGGCGGAAGTCGAGGCGTTGGCCGAAGTCATCAGGAAATATGATGTTTTTGTCCTCAGCGATGAGATCTACAGCGAACTGACCTACGATGGCAGTCATACATCCATCGCCAAATACATCCCTGAGCAGTCCATCGTCATCAACGGCACTTCGAAAAGCTATGCGATGACCGGCTGGCGCGTCGGCTTTGTCGCTGCCCAAGCGGACCTGATCCGGGAAATTTTGAAATATCACCAAAGCCTGGTCACTTGCGGCTCCACGCCTGCGCAGACCGCGGCTGGTGTTGCGTTCCGCGACGGTGATGAAGCGACGGCAACGATGAAAGCAGCCTACCTCAAGCGCCGGGACATCCTGTTGGAAGGTCTGACTGCTGCTGGGCTGAAGATGAACAATCCGGACGGCGCCTTCTACCTCTTCCCGCGCATTCCGGAGCAGTACGGCAACGATGATTGGAATTTCTGCATCGACCTCGCGCGCAAAGCCGGCGTCGGCGTCATCCCTGGTTCGGCTTTCGGCGAATCCGGAGTCGGCTACTTCCGCATGAGCTACGCCGCCAGCGACGAGAACGTCATCGAAGGCTGCCGACGGATCGTTGCGTTTCTGGATGAACTGAATGCGAAATAAGTGAATGAATGTTTAACCGCACAATCGGGCGATTGTGCGGTTTTTTCTGTCGGGTTTGGGGTTTTGGGGTTTTGATTGTTGACCGGAGATCCGGCCCGCATTTTTTTGGTTTGCTCCGGCGAGAGCCGGCCTCGCCGGAGTTCCGGACGATGTTTGGCTTTCTCCTCCGGGGAGGGCGGGCTCGTCGGAGGTGGGGGTCAAAATTTTGGGTCGTCCTCCGGCCAAGGCCTCCTTCACCGGAGGAGCAGCCGCTCCGCCCACCACAACAAAAAAAAGAAGCACCCGCCGGCAATCCGGCGCGCACTTCGCATATTTTATCTCATTTTTATCTGACTTTACTCAGCAGCCATCGCTTCGGCTTCCATCTCGCGGATCGATTCCGCGACCTTCACCATCATCGAGCATTCCACGCGTTTACGGAACAGGTCGCAGCTGAATTCATAATTACCTTTCAAAGAACCTGTCGCATGCAGGGAGTTCGCAGGGCAGCCGCCGCTGCAGTACAATTTAGCCCAGCAATCCTGGCATTCCGGTTTGGAATAGCAGTTGACTTCCTTGAACTGGCATTGCAGTTCCGGTTTGGTTACGCCATCCCAGATGTTGCCCAGGCTGAATTCTTCATCACCCACGAACTGGTGGCAAGGGAATATTTCGCCCCAAGGAGTGACAGCCATGTATTC is a window from the Trichococcus shcherbakoviae genome containing:
- a CDS encoding aminotransferase class I/II-fold pyridoxal phosphate-dependent enzyme, encoding MSRETNRFVKQLKGSPIRNFDAAISDVKDLIRFTMGEPDFDTPDFIKAAAADALNQNQTHYAPSAGVLETRKEIAKFMERKYGLHYNAETDIILTVGATEAITASMFALMNPGDKVIIQSPAFPQYEYVTHLAGGQSVKIDTSETGFLITPEDLMAALDANPETKMVVLTYPNNPTGATYTKAEVEALAEVIRKYDVFVLSDEIYSELTYDGSHTSIAKYIPEQSIVINGTSKSYAMTGWRVGFVAAQADLIREILKYHQSLVTCGSTPAQTAAGVAFRDGDEATATMKAAYLKRRDILLEGLTAAGLKMNNPDGAFYLFPRIPEQYGNDDWNFCIDLARKAGVGVIPGSAFGESGVGYFRMSYAASDENVIEGCRRIVAFLDELNAK